One part of the Lotus japonicus ecotype B-129 chromosome 2, LjGifu_v1.2 genome encodes these proteins:
- the LOC130736193 gene encoding uncharacterized protein LOC130736193 produces MNERSHVERLLVPIKSTWSEKGVTIVSDGWSDPQRIPLINFMAVTEDGPMFLKAVDCSNVKKDNEFIAKHLNDVIMEVGPSNVVQVVTDKAPVCKPSGLIVENEFPTIYWTPCVVHTLNLALKNIYAAKNTEKNSVVYDECSWITIIAEDAMLIKNFIVCHSVRLSIFNSFNTLKMLSIAPTRFASTIVMLKRFKQIKKGLQEMVISEEWSTYKDDDVQKVKFVKETLLDDLWWDKVDYILSFTSPIYDVLRRMDTDASTLHTVYEMWDSMIENVKKLIYKYGRKMDSEHSPFYEVVHGILIDCWTKSSTPLHCLAHSLNPRYYSVEWLAEDSSRVRPHLDLEITRERTKCFKRFFPDPEERRKVNVEFAKFAGGREGFADIDSLGDMGNIGAKEWWIIHGINAPTLQPLALKLLGQPCSSSCCERNWSTYSFIHSLKRNKMTPRRTEDLVFIHSNLCLISRRSEEYEKGECKMWDIAGDEFGPLDESGVLEVANLSLDEPELEAMIFNNDDVQEATT; encoded by the exons ATGAATGAAAGAAGTCATGTAGAGAGGCTATTGGTGCCAATTAAGAGTACTTGGAGCGAAAAAGGAgtcacaattgttagcgatgggTGGAGTGATCCTCAAAGAATACCTCTTATTAATTTCATGGCGGTCACAGAGGATGGGCCTATGTTTTTAAAAGCTGTAGATTGTTCCAATGTTAAAAAGGACAATGAATTCATTGCCAAACACTTGAATGATGTTATAATGGAGGTTGGCCCCTCTAATGTGGTGCAAGTGGTGACTGATAAAGCACCGGTTTGCAAGCCGTCAGGTTTAATTGTTGAGAATGAATTTCCAACAATTTATTGGACTCCTTGTGTGGTGCATACCCTCAACCTTGCTTTGAAGAATATTTATGCTGCAAAGAATACTGAGAAGAACTCTGTTGTGTATGATGAATGTTCTTGGATCACAATAATTGCTGAAGATGCTATGTTAATTAAGAACTTCATTGTATGTCACTCTGTGAGGTTATCTATTTTTAACTCTTTCAATACTTTGAAGATGCTCTCCATTGCTCCTACAAGATTTGCTTCCACTATAGTGATGCTCAAGAGGTTTAAGCAGATAAAGAAAGGGCTTCAAGAGATGGTCATTAGTGAGGAATGGTCTACCTACAAGGATGATGATGTGCAAAAGGtcaaatttgtgaaggaaacttTGTTGGATGATCTTTGGTGGGACAAAGTGGATTACATTCTTTCTTTCACAAGCCCTATCTATGATGTTTTAAGAAGAATGGACACGGATGCTTCAACTCTCCACACAGTATATGAAATGTGGGATTCTATGattgaaaatgtaaaaaagCTCATATACAAGTATGGAAGAAAGATGGACTCCGAGCACTCTCCATTTTATGAGGTAGTGCATGGCATATTAATTGATTGTTGGACAAAGAGTAGCACACCTCTTCATTGTTTAGCTCACTCATTGAACCCAAG ATATTATAGTGTTGAATGGCTTGCTGAAGATTCGAGTAGAGTTCGTCCACATCTAGATCTGGAAATTACCCGTGAAAGGACGAAATGCTTCAAAAGGTTTTTTCCGGATCCGGAAGAGAGGAGGAAAGTGAATGTAGAGTTTGCTAAATTTGCGGGTGGAAGAGAAGGATTTGCTGACATTGACAGTTTGGGTGATATGGGAAATATTGGTGCTAAGGAGTGGTGGATTATTCATGGTATTAATGCTCCAACACTTCAACCCCTTGCCCTTAAGTTACTCGGGCAACCATGTTCTTCTTCATGTTGTGAGAGAAATTGGAGCACTTACTCTTTCATTCATTCTTTAAAGAGAAACAAGATGACACCACGTAGAACCGAGGATTTAGTGTTCATTCATAGCAATCTCTGCCTTATTTCAAGAAGATCCGAAGAATATGAAAAAGGGGAATGCAAGATGTGGGATATAGCGGGAGATGAGTTTGGTCCACTTGATGAGAGTGGAGTTCTTGAAGTTGCCAACTTATCATTGGATGAACCGGAGCTAGAGGCTATGATTTTCAATAATGATGATGTTCAAGAAGCCACTACATAG